The sequence CCGAGAACCTCGGCGACGAACGACTCACGGTGGAACGCCTGGCCCAGCAGGTGCGCATGAGCCAACGCAACTTCGCCAGGGTCTACAAGCAGAAGACCGGCCGCACCCCGGCCAAGGCCATCGAGATGTTCCGCCTGGAGGCGGCGCGGCGGATGCTGGAAAACTCCCCGCGCAACATCGACCAGATTGCCCGGCTCTGCGGCTTCGGCGACGAAGAACGGATGCGCTGCACCTTCCAGCGCAATCTCTCGGTGTCACCCCGGGACTATCGCAATCGTTTCTCGCGGACCCAGTGAGGGCCCGCGTCATCGCCGCAGCTCAGGCCACCGCCTGGGTCCGCTCCCACTCCTGCTCCTGGCCGAGGTAGAAGCAGAACCGCGAACGCAGCCAGCGCTCGCGCGGATCGTCATGGCTGGCGCCACGCCAGACCATGGACAGGTCCGGCGCCGGCAGGTCGAGCGGCGCGAACTCGGCACGCAGGCCCTCCCGCTGCGCCATGGCCAGGGCGACGTAGTCCGGCACCAGGGCGACCATGTCGCTGCCGGCCAACAGCGCAGGCAAGGCGCTGAACTGCGGCACCGCCAGCACCACCTTGCGTTGGCGGCCCAGCAGGCTCAGCGCGTGGTCGGCATCGTCGATCACATTGCCCATGGACGACACCACCACATGGGGGCGCCGGCAGAACCCATCCAGGTCCAGGCTCTCGTCCGCCGTGTCCGCCCGCAGCAGCATGGGCCGCATGAGTCGCAGCGCCCTGCGCCGGGAGTTGGCCGGCAGGTCATGGGTGTGGCTGATGCCGAGGGAAATATCCCCCGACAGCAGCAATTGCGGGAGCTGCCATTGATCCGCCCGACGCACCACCAGGGTCATGTTCGGCGCCTCCTTGCGCAGGTGCTGCATCAGGCGCGGTAGCAAGGCGTACTCGACGTCGTCGGAAAGGCCGATGTGGAACGCCGAGTTGCAGGTCAACGGGTCGAAGACCTGGCTGCAGCTCAGGGCGGCAGCGATGCTGTCGAGGGCCGGCGTCAGTCGCGCGTAGATCTCCATGGCGCGGGCCGTCGGCTCCATCACCCGGCCGCTGCGTATGAACAGCGGGTCGTTGAACATCGCGCGCAAGCGCCCAAGGGCGCTGCTGATGGTGGGTTGGCCGAGGAACAGCTTCTCGCTGACACGGGTGACGTTGCGTTCACGCATCATGCTTTCGAACACCACCAGCAGATTGATGTCGGCACGCCGCAGGTCGTTTCTGGTCATCATGCTCGCCCGCTCAGGTAAGTGGAGTCGAAAGCCTGGTCGTCTGGACCACGGACGCTTTCGAGGTGTGGCCAGATTAAGGTCCGGGGCATGGGCGTGTCTGTTGTACCTGGGGTTGGCCCATAGATGCATTGGGTGCGTCGGGTTGTACTGAGGTATGTCTCGTCGACCCTGACGGCGTAAATCCGGGGTTTTTTGGCCTACCTGTCTGCCCGGACAGCTTTTACGATGACGCCGCCTGGGGCTACGGCCTTACAGCGGACTCATCGAACCCTGCTCGAGAACCACCTGCATGACTGAACGATTTCCTTCGAGCCACGAAGGCAGCACCGAACCCTTCGTATTCGTCGTGGACGACGACGCCCCGCTTCGGGAAGCCCTGGGCAGCCTGCTGCGCTCGGTCGGCTTCAGGGTCGGCCTGTTCGGCTCGGCCGCCGACTTCATGGCGTTCAAACGTCCCGAGGTGCCCAGCTGCATGGTGCTGGACGTGAGGCTCAAGGGCACCAATGGCCTGGACTTGCAGAATCAACTGGCGGCGGCCGGGATCGACCTGCCGATCGTCTTCATCACCGGCTACGGCGACATCGCCATGACCGTGCGCGCCATGAAGGCCGGCGCCGTGGACTTCCTGACCAAACCCTTCCGCGAGCAGGACCTGCTGGATGCCATCACGGTTGCCCTCGACCGGGACAGGACGCGCCGCGAGGCCGAACGGGGGCTCGCAGCGGTGCGCAGCCGCTATGCCACCCTCACGGCCCGCGAACAGAGCGTGATGGCACTGGCCGTGTCGGGCCTGTTGAACAAGCAGATCGCCGGGGAAATCGGCCTGAGCGAAATCACCGTGAAGACCCATCGGGGCCAGGCCATGCGAAAAATGAACGCGCGCTCCTTTGCTGATCTGGTGCGCATGGCGCAAGCGCTTGGCGTAAGCCGGCCACTATAGGGAACCCCCGAAAGCCTCAGCGGCTCCGGGGGTTTTCGTACACCGAGATCCACGCCCGCGACTCGCGGAACCCGCCAGCCATTCACGCCGAGTCGGGACAGGTCAACCGCCGAAACGCTCGACGACCAGGCCGTGCCGCAGGCCGCGATCGCTGACCCGCAGTGCGTCCTGGCGGAGTTTTTCCATCACGGTCCTGACGATGCAGGCACCCGCCAGGATGACATCCGCGCGTTTCGGCTGAAGGCCGACGATCGTACGACGCTCCTCCGCACTGCGGGAGCGGTACAGTTCGATCTGGCGATCGATCTCGGCGCGGTCGAGGACGGTGCCCTGCACAATGTCAGGATCGTAGGTCTTCAGCGCGTGCTTCACGGCGGCGAGGTTGGTGATCGCGCCCCCCATCGCCACGAGCAGGTCGGGCGCCGGCCGCCCCTCGATGCGCGTCAGGTCCGCGGCGATGGCGGCAAGTGCATCTTCGAGCACCTCGGGGGAGACGACGTTGTCGAGCCCGAAGCGTTCGGTGTAACGAACCGCTCCCACGTCGACGCTGAAGCGCTCGTCGACGTGCGCCCCACGGCCGAAAGTGAACTGCGAACTGCCACCGCCGGTGTCGAACACCACCAGCGAGCCCTCGGGGAGCCCCAGCCCGGCCTTTACGGCCAGATAGGCCAGGCGACCTTCCTCCTCACCGGAGATGACTTCGATCGCTACTCCGGTGCGCGCGCGGATCGTCGCGATCACAGCGGCCCCGTTGCGCGCCATACGCAAACCGGCCGTGCCCACTGCTGCGATGGCCAGGACGCCGTTCTGCTTCGCCTCCTCGACCATCTTCGCAATCGCTGCCACGGCTCGCTCGATTGCCTCGTGCCCTATCTCGCCAGATTCCTCGAGCCCCTCACCGAGGCGCGTCATTTCGGCCCGATCGACCACCGCGCGCAGGCTGCCGTCGGCAGCACGCTCGGCGATGTGGAACTTGATCGAATTCGTGCCTGCGTCGATCACCGCATAGCGCTCCGGCGCTCCATCCAGCAAGGCCCGCAAGCCACGGGGATAGCTCATGTTGCAGTAGTCGGCCAGACCGACCGATGCGACCGCCGCGATGACCGCGGCGGCATCCTCCGACTCGATTGCAATCGACCGCGTGGCCTTGCCCTCCGCCGTGATATCGGTGACTTCCGCAGTGCAGCCGCCGACCTTGTAGCGCACCCGGCGCTTGTGGACGTTCACCGGGCGCAGCGCACCGCTTGGCACGACCAGCTCGGCGAGGAACTGCTCCAGCGTATAGGCATCCCGCGCGAGCGCGGGCGCTGGCAGATTGAGTGCGGCGAACACCTTTTGCATGTCGGCCGCCGCCAGCGGGAAGCCCTGCTTCATCACCGGTTCCCAGCGCTCCAGGCCATCCGGGGAGACCTCGCGCAGCACCTTGATGTCCATCAAGGCGTCCCGGATCTTGAGGTTGTCGGCGCTGCCGGCGAGCAGATAAAGCTCGTCGCTGTCCTGGACAGCCGTCGGTTGCAGGGCGGCGAACCGGCTCTCAGCAATGCCGAACCGGCGACCGAAGGTTCGCCACTCCCAGCGTGGAACGATCGTGGTCATTGTTAAATCCTGCTCTCAAGTCCTGGCCCTGTCGCTACGGGCGTGGCTCGTCACGAGGGTTCGCCTAGCCCTGCGCCTTGGCAAAGTAGTTCAGGGCAGTGCGCGTCTTGGTCTCCTGCGCCCCCATCGGATCGAGGCCGAGTTCACGCAAGTGCTGCTCGAAGGCCGTCCTGGCCTGGAGTGCCTCTCCCGGCGGCGTCTTGATCGACACCTCGACAAGATCCTCGCCATTCGGGAGCCGCCATTCCTCGAGTGTCAGTTCGTAGGCAAAGCCCTTTTGCTTGAGCTTCCAACGCAACACGCGAATCGGACCGAGAACGCGCAGCGCACCGAAGTCGACAGTGCCTTCATAGAGTTCGCCCAGGAGCCGTTCCTGCTCCTTGGAGAAGAGCTTCTCGATCGACCGCTTGCCCTTCGCGACTTCATCTATTTCGTCACGTTTCTGCTGAACCGTAAGCGATGCCGAGCAGACCACCCGCTCGCCGACACAATCGGCCTCCAGTTTGAAGTCCGGCTGTTGCCGCCAGTAATCGGTGATGTTCGAGGCCTCCACCCCCCGGAACTTGACGGTGGAATCATCGGCGTCCCCCTTGACGAGGCGGGTGCGCAACACAACCCCGGCGTTGAACAGATCGAGCTGGGGGGTATCGTAGAAGTACAGTTCTCGAACTTCCGCAGTGTCTTCGTCGAGTGCCATCGCCCGCTGCGCGAGCAGTTCCTGATCGGGACGGATCGTGACCTTGATCTCGACCGCATCCATGTCGGCCGTCGTATGCGCGAACTGTTGCTGGTTGGTGGGCATCACGTCTTTTCCTCCTTGCATAGCTGCCATTGCTGCCTCCGGAGAAGCGGACTGGATGCAGCGGAGGCGACGGCGAACTATGCAGGCTGCAAGCTGGGATCCGTAGACGGAGGCCCCCCTGAGGGGTCAGGGCAGTATAGTCCCCGCGCCAGGGCGACACGCCCGGGTGCCGTAGGTCATTTCGCTCTACGAGCCGACCTTATCCCTCAAATAGGCTATGGCCGGGTTGGCCCTGGCTTGTTCGGAGTTTCCCTGGCACTTCACACAATAAGACCGGTTATTGTGCGGCGTCGGCAGGCGCTATTACGAGCACCCATGACGCAAGATACCCCGGCAAGTTACACCACTATTAATTCAGCCACTATTAATGAAGGGACCACCTGTACGACGATAAAAACCTCATTGCGCTCGAATAGTCATGAAGTTCACATCCATGTCGCGACCCTGGCTATCCTCCGTCTCCCTGGTCTGGCTGCTCCAGCCCCGTTGCGGGCCTGCAGCGAAGCCCGCTCACCTCCCCGCCGGCAACTACCGAACCCGGGCGATACCAAAGTATATATTCATCAGACCTAAGCGTACTTCCCGTGAACCAATGGAGAAGTGCGTACTTCTCGCCCCGCCAATAACATCTCCCCACAGCGGACGAAGTAACTTACTGAACTTCCCCCACAGCAGTCGGCGTTCGTCGCGCGCGGTTCTACTACCAACTTCCCTTGATTCTTTCTTAGCTTCAGGAGCACCCCATGAAACGGCATATTCTGGTTATCGGCGCAGGATTCGGTGGAGTATGGAGCGCCTTGAGTGCTGCCCGCCTTCTGGACAAGCATGATCGCAACGACGTGGACATCACCGTGCTCGCTCCCCAGGCCGAACTGCGAATTCGCCCGCGCTTCTACGAAGCCGACGTGCACAAGATGTCCGCGCCCTTGGGCGACCTGTTCGCGTCGGTTGGCGTGCACTTCGTCAAAGGCGCGGCCAACAGCATCGACGAACAGGCAAAGACCGTCGGCTACCTCGACGAGTCCGGCCAACCCGCCAAGCTGCAGTACGACCGACTGGTGCTGGCGGCGGGCAGCAATGTGATCCGCCCGAATGTCGAGGGCATGCAGCAATACGCCTTCGATGTGGACCAGATCGAACAGGCGACCCAGCTGGAACGGCATATCAAGTCCCTCAAGGACCAGCCCTACAGCGCCGCGCGCAATACCGTGGTGGTGGCCGGTGGCGGCTTCACCGGCATCGAAACCGCCACCGAGATGCCGGCCCGCCTGCGCGCCGCCCTGGGTGACGACAGCGAGGTTCGGGTGATTGTCGTGGACCGGGGTCCGAAGATCGCCGCGGCCCTGGGCGATGGCATCCGCCCCGCCATCACCGAGGCCTCCGAGTACCTGGGCATCGAATGGGTGCTGGGCGCCACCGTGGCCTCGGTCGACGCCGACGGCGTAACCCTGGCCGATGGCAAGCGCATCGACGCCAAGACGGTGATCTGGACCGTCGGCTTCCGCGCCAACCCGCTCACCGAGCAACTCACCGGCGTACGCGACGCCCAGGGCCGACTGCACGTCGACAACAACCTGAAGGTATTCGGCCAGAGCGACGTATTCGCCGCCGGCGATGTGGCCTACGCCGCCACCGACGATCTCGGCAACTTCGCCGCCATGTCCTGCCAGCACGCGATCTCCCTGGGTCGCCACGCCGGCAACAACGTGGCCGCCGACCTGCTGGGCGTCGAGCCCACCCCCTACCGCCAGCCCAAGTACGTGACCTGCCTGGACCTCGGCGCCTGGGGCGCGGTGTTCACCGAAGGCTGGGATCGCCAACTCAAGCTGGTGAAGCAGGAAGCCAAGGACCTCAAGACCCAGATCAACACCATCTGGATCTATCCGCCGGCGGCCGACCGCGCCACCGCCCTGGCAGCGGCCGACCCGATGATCCCGGTGGCCTGATCCGGCGATGCGTGGCCACAGGCCGCTCGTGAAAAACTACAAGGGAAGTGGCGATGTTCGATTTTCTCGAGAACCCGTGCCAGGCGTTGAAACTGTCGAACCAGGTGTTGGCCAGTGGGGTGGTGATGCTGTTGCTCGGAATCCTGCTGGCCTATGTCGTTGACGACTATCTGTCGATGCTCGCCCTGCTGATGGCCCACCTGATGACCATGCTCGGCCCGACCGCGATCAAGCTCGGCTATGTCCTGCGTTTGCTGGCGCTCAAGCGCCTGAGTGCCCGATAGCTGCTGAAGGGAGTCTGCTCCGGACCCCACCTGGCCCGCCAAGCGTTTTGTTGGCGGGCTTTTTTTATGGTTATTCGCGGAGTTATGGGAAGAGCCATGTAGGGTGGACCACGCTTCATCGGTCCACCAGGCGAGGTTCGGCCGAGCGCCGATGGTGGATGTGAAGAGCGACATACACCCTACGTACTGCACTGGATTGGCAATACGGTGTGCGGGTTCGTTGCTCAGTTCATTGTCGCGTTGGCGGTGGGTTTCTGTTTCGCCTTCCCGGGCGACTTCCTTTGGCAGCCGTCGGAATGCCGCACCACCCAAAGGAAGCAAAAGGCTTGCCCCGACATCCGGCCCGGCTGCGCCGGGTTCCCTCCCTGCATCGTCGTTCCGGAGGCCCGCCGCGAAGGGCCATCCATGGCCCTGCGCGGCTCTCGCGGCATCCATGCCGCTCGTCCTCCTGGCTCGCTGCGCTCGCCCTTCGGGCCAGCCTGCGGCTGTTACTTCGCTTCGCTCCGTTTCACAAGGATTCCGCTCGGCCTCCTGAAGGGGCGGTTTGCGCGGCGTCATCTTCCTTGCTTCGTTTCAGGCCTGTGTGGGCAACAGGACTGTCGAGCACTCGCTCACGCGAGTCACCCCTCTCCCCCCGGGAGAGGGGCTGGGGGAGAGGGAGGTGTCAGGCAGTTTCGTAGGATGGGTTGAGCTTGCGATACCCATCAGCTTTGTCCGCATGGGTATCGCTCCGCTCAACCCATCCTACGTCACTGCCAAAGGGAGTCGCCCGGGAGGGCGAAACAGAAACCCAAAGCACACACGAAAATCAGCTGAGCAAAAAAACCATCCAGCATTAACCTGTACCTCCCCTGGCAATCCGCGAAGCACCTTGCCTATGGCCATCTCGCCCTGACCTACAATCGATTGGGTCGCGGCCGTCAGCGCGCCCGCCCCACCCAGCAGCCCTCCCACGCTGCAGGAGGTCCCTGATGATCAACCTTCGCACCGCCAGCATGCTTGCCCACTACAAGCAGTGGGTCGACCAGCGGCTTTTCGCGGACCTGGCCGCACTGCCCCCGGAGGAGGTGAGCAAGGAGCGCGTGTCCCTGTGCAAGAGCATCATAGGTACCCTCAATCACATCCACGTTGTCGATTGCATCTGGCGCGCCCACCTGGAACACCGGGAGCATGGCTACAAGACGCGACTGGAAGTGCCCTACCCCGAACTGGCCGACCTCTGGCCGGCGCAACGGGCCATGAATGAATGGTTCGTGGACTGGAGCGACAGGCAGACCGACGAATCCCTGAACCAGCCGGTGGAGTTCGTCTTCTGCTCGGGGGACCCCGGCGTCATGACCGCCGGCGCAATGCTGATGCATGTGGTCAACCACGCGTCCTATCACCGTGGGAGCGTGATCCAGATGTATTTCGAGATTCCCGCCAGGCCGCCGATAACCGACCTCCCGGTATTTCTGCGGGAGGCCTTTCCGCTGTACACCAGCGCCTGAGGTCAGGCTGAAGGGGCGGCCATGTGCTCGGCGATGCGTTCGCGCAGCCAGCGCTCGGCGGGATCGTTGTCGGTCCCGGCGCTCCAGGCCATGGACAGTTCGGACGCGACGATGGGGAACGGCGGCTCATCGGCGCGCAGGCCGCAGCCGTCGATCAACGCCTGGGCGGCGAAGTCGGGCACCGTGGCGAGCATTTCCGTACCGGCCAGGATCGAGCGCAGGCCGCTGAACTGCGGCACCGCCAGCACCACCCGGCGGGACCGGCCGAGCCGGGCGAGGTCGTTGTCGATGTTCCCGCACAGATCGCCCGAGAACGACACCAGCGCATGGGGACGCTCGCAGTAGTCATCCAGGGTCAGCGCGCCGGGCCGGTCGTCGCCCCGCAGGATCTTGCAATGCAGGTCACGCAGCCGCTTGCGCTTGGCGTTGGCCGGCAGGTCCGTGGTGTAGCTGACCCCCACCGATATCTCCCCGGAGCCGAGCATGGAGGAAATCAGCAGGTAGTTGACCCGCCGCACCACGACTATGGCCTCGGGCGCCTCCCGGCGGATCTGGTTGAGCAGCGGCGGGAACAGGCCGAACTCGACATCGTCCGACAGCCCGATGCGGAAGGTGTCGCGGAAGGTCGCCGGGTCGAAATCCTTCGCCCGGCTCACGGCGCTGGAGATGGTGTCCAGGGCCGGCTGCAGCTCCCTGAGGATATCCAGGGCGCGCTTGGTGGGCTCGTAGCTGCGCCCGTTGCGGATCAGCAAGGGATCGTCGAACAGGTCGCGCAGGCGTGCCAGCGCCGCGCTGACGGCAGGCTGGCCGAGAAACAGCTTTTCCGAAGCGCGGGTCAGGTTCTTCTCGAACATCAGGGTCTCGAAGACCACCAGCAAGTTGATGTCCACACGGCGTAGATCGTTCCGGTTCATCGACGTTCTTCCCCCAGTCCGTTGTATGTCTTGATTCAGGCACCCCGGCCGAACCAGTAGGCGGGTGCCGCTCCGCCGATCAGTGCACGTGGACGAATCGGTCTGCGGACCTAGATTTAAACTCAATACGGATCACTCGCAATGCGTCGTTGCCCGTCCTGTCGCATGCGGCCGTCGTGGTTCCTCCAGCCCCTCTTCCGCGAGCGCTGTCTTGCGCCGTCGTGCGCTCGTGACACATCGGCAGATGCACGCTCACCTGGAGGGCACACTCATGAAGATCGTCGTCATTGGCGGTACGGGCCTGATCGGCAGCCAGTTGTGTAACAACCTGCGGCAAAAGGGCCATGAGGTCCTCGCCGCCTCGCCGAAATCCGGGGTCAACGCCGTAACCGGCGAGGGCCTGCAGGCGGCGCTGCAAGGCGCCCAGGTGGTGGTCGACGTGGCCAACTCCCCGTCGTTCGAGGACGCCGCCGTCCTGGAGTTCTTCGAACAATCCGGGCGCAACCTGGCCGTCGCGGAAAAGGCCGCCGGGGTGAAGCACCATGTCGCCCTCTCGGTGGTGGGCACCGAACGCATGCTCGGCAGCGGTTACTTCCGGGCCAAGATGGCCCAGGAGAAGCTGATCAAATCCTCGGGCGTGCCCTACTCCATCCTGCGGGCCACGCAGTTCTTCGAGTTCATCGGCGCCATCGCCTACTCCGGCACCCAGGGCGACAGCGTTCGCCTGCCCGACGCCGCCCTGCAGCCGATCGCCAGTGCCGACGTCGCGGCGGCACTGGCGGACGTCGCCCTGCAGGCGCCCGGCAACCAGACCCGCGAGGTGGCCGGGCCCGAGCGGCGGCCAATCGCCTACTTCGTCAAGACCTACCTGCAGCACAACGGGGACCAGCGGGAGGTGGTCGCCGATGCCGAGGCCACCTACTTCGGTGCGCCCATCGACGATCAGTCGCTGACCCCGGGTGCCGACCCGATCCTCGGCCCGACCCACTTCGACGCCTGGCTCAGGACCAGCGCCACCGCGCGTTGAGCGCGGCCAGAGGAGGAAAGACTCATGCAGAACCCCTATCGCGCCGCCCTGCTGGCCCTCTTGTGCAGCGGATTCGTCATGGCCCAGGAACAGCCCGCCACCCCGCCGCCGCCGATCGTCAACAGCGTGATGGTCAAGCAGCTGCCGGATTACCCGGGCAAGGAAGTGCTGATACTCACCGTGGAGTATCCGCCCGGTGGCGCCGACCCGGTGCATCGGCACGACGCCCACGGCTTCGTCTATGTACTGGAAGGCTCCGTGGTCATGGGCGTGGCCGGCAGCAAGGAGGTCACGCTGAACGTCGGGGAAAGCTTCCATGAAGGACCGCAGGACCTGCACACGGTCGGCCGAAACGCCAGCCAGGACAAACCCGCGAGGTTCGTGGTGTTCCTGCTGAAGGACGTGAACAAGCCGCCGGTGATTCCCGTCGACTGAGCGACGGCAGCGAATCGCGGGCCAGGCGCAGGCCCGGCCCGCGTGTGTATCGGAGTGTATCCGGGTGGTCGCCGGATACATGGGCTTGAATCCAGGCGCAAAGCGGACATGGGCCAGATACGTCCGGGCGTTCAACTGTAGGCACGCGGCCACCCCGGCCAATTGCCTGCAACGGAGACGTCCCATGAATGTGGCACTGCAGAACTCAGCAACCGACAAGAAGCGCCGCCCCCTGCTCGGCCTGTCGATCCTCGCCGCCGCGCTGATCCAATTCGGCGCGCACCAGGCGCAAGCGGCCCCGGGCGCGGAGCCCGCCGCCCCTGCAGCCACGCAGCAAGCCTCTCCGTTCGGCGCGCTCAAGCATGTGCGGGCCGGGTTGCTCGATGTGGCCTACGCCGAAGTCGGCCCGGCCGATGGGCCGGTGGTCATCCTGCTGCACGGCTGGCCCTACGACATTCACAGCTATGACCAGGTCGCCCCGATGCTGGCGGCCAAGGGCTATCGCGTGCTGCTGCCCTACGCACGGGGCTACGGCGACACCCGCTTCCTCTCCGAGCAGTCCGTGCGCAACGGCCAACCCGCCGCCCTGGCCAGCGATGTCATCGACTTCATGGATGCACTCAAGATCGAGCGTGCCGTGCTCGGTGGTTACGATTGGGGGGCGCGCTCGGCGGACATCGTCTCCGCGCTCTGGCCGGAGCGGGTCAAGGCGCTGGTCTCGGTCAGCGGCTACCTGATCGGCAACCAGGCGGCGGGCCAGAACCCCCTGCCCCCCGAGGCCGAACTGCAATGGTGGTACCAGTTCTACTTCGCCACCGAGCGCGGCCGCGCCGGCTACGAAAAGAACACCCACGACTTCGCCAAGCTGATCTGGAAACTGGCATCGCCGAAATGGACCTTCGACGATGCCACCTTCAACCGCAGCGCGGCGGCCCTGGACAACCCGGACCACGTGGCCATCACCGTCTTCAACTACCGCTGGCGCCTGGGCCTGGTGCAGGGCGAAAGCCGCTACCAGGCCCTGGAGCAGAAACTCGCCACAGCGCCCTCGATCGGCGTACCGACCATCACCCTCGAAGGCGACGCCAACGGCGCTCCCCACCCCAAGGCGGAGGACTATGCCAAGCGTTTCACCGGCAAGTACGAGTACCGGCTGATCACCGGCGGCATCGGCCACAACCTGCCCCAGGAAGACCCGCAGGCGTTTGCCAAGGCGGTCGTCGATGCCGACCACCTCTGATACGGCACCTGTAGGATGGCGGGCGGCGTTCCGCTAGACCGAAACGAAACCGATCAATGCACGGTCCAGCCGGAAAGCTTAACGCCAGTCCCCTGATGGGTTTCGCAGGCTCTACCCATCCTACGTCCTGAAGGCACCCGTAGGATGTGGTTGAGCGAAGCGAAACCCATCGATGCGCGGTCTAGCAGGGAAGCATGGCGCAAGGCCCCGCCGATGGGTATCGCAGGCTCAACCCATCCTACGAAGCTGGCTCTTTCGGACCTCCGCGCCGGCCTGATGCCTCCCTCTCCCCCGCCCCTCTCCCAGGGGGAGAGGGGTGACTCGCGCCTGATGCCCATTCGTTGCTTGCAAGCCTGCAGAGGAGATGACGCCGCGCAGACCGCCCCTTCAGGAGGCCGAGCGGAATCGTTGCGCAGGGGGACGAGCGGCATGGATGCCGCGAGAGGCGTGCGGGGCCAGGGATGGCCCCTCACGCCGTGCCCCCGGAGCAACGATGGAGCGAGGGGACCCGACGAAGTCGGGCCGGATGCAGGGGCAAGCCCTTTGGTTCCTTTCGGCGACTGAGAAAGGGACTCGTCCGGGGGGACGAAACAGAAACCCACAGCCCGCTCGATAAACAGCTCGGCTCAAGACTCGCTAACAACACTTAACGCAGACATAGCCAAACCCATCAATACGCGGTCTAGCCGGAAAGCATGGCGTCGCCAGACCGATGGGTTTCGCAGGCTCTACCCATCCTACGAACTACGTCCCGAAGGCACCCGTAGGATGTGGTTGAGCGAAGCGAAACCCATCGATGCGCGGTCTAGCCGGGAAGCATGGCGCGCGGCCCCGCCGATGGGTATCGCAGGCTCAACCCATCCTACGAAGCTACGGCCAATCCGCCGGACGGGCGAGCACGGTGAACTGGACGATCGCCCCACGGGGCCGGTTGGCGCTCGCCCACAGCCGGCCGCCGTGGGTCTCGATGATCGAACGGCAGATCGACAAACCCATGCCCAGCCCGGTGGGCTTGGTGGTGTAGAACGGCGCGAACACCTGCTCGACGCTCTCGGAGGCGAATCCCGGCCCGGTATCGCTCACCGTCACCAGCACGCAGCCGTCGCCATCCTGCTCGGTGCGGATATGCAGCTGCCGCACGCCGTCACGCACACCGTTCATGGCTTCGAAGGCATTGATGATCAGGTTGAGCAGCACCTGCTGCAGCTCCACCCGGTCGCCCTGGATCAGCGGCAGGCCTTCGGCCAGTTGCGCCTGGACCGTGGCGGCGCTCTTGGTGGCTTCGCCGTGGGTGAACTCGATCATCTCGCGGATCGCCTCGTTGACGTCCACCGGCGCCTTCTGCGGCGGTGCCTTGCGGATCAGCTCGCGGATCCGGCCGAGCACGTCCGCCGCGCGATTGGCATCCTTGATGATGCGCCCGAGCACCTGCCCGACCTCGCCGATCTCCGGCGGCTGGGCGCCCAGCCAGCGCAACGCGGCATGGGCGTTGGTCACGGTCGCGGCAATCGGCTGGTTGACCTCATGGGCGATGGAGGCCGCCAACTGGCCCATGGTCGCCACGCGGTTGGCGTGGGCCAGTTCGTTCTGTACCTCGCGGTAACGTCGCTCGCTGTCGCGGAATTTCCCCTCGGCCTGCTTGCGCTCGGTCAGGTCGAGCACGAAGGCGACGCCGTCCTTGCGACTCCCTTCGAAGGTGGCCAGGCCGACGATGACCGGCAGGCGGCTGCCGTCCTTGCGGATGTACTCCTTCTCGAAGGGCAGCGTGTGCCCG is a genomic window of Pseudomonas resinovorans NBRC 106553 containing:
- a CDS encoding LysR family transcriptional regulator, with the translated sequence MTRNDLRRADINLLVVFESMMRERNVTRVSEKLFLGQPTISSALGRLRAMFNDPLFIRSGRVMEPTARAMEIYARLTPALDSIAAALSCSQVFDPLTCNSAFHIGLSDDVEYALLPRLMQHLRKEAPNMTLVVRRADQWQLPQLLLSGDISLGISHTHDLPANSRRRALRLMRPMLLRADTADESLDLDGFCRRPHVVVSSMGNVIDDADHALSLLGRQRKVVLAVPQFSALPALLAGSDMVALVPDYVALAMAQREGLRAEFAPLDLPAPDLSMVWRGASHDDPRERWLRSRFCFYLGQEQEWERTQAVA
- a CDS encoding response regulator transcription factor, producing the protein MTERFPSSHEGSTEPFVFVVDDDAPLREALGSLLRSVGFRVGLFGSAADFMAFKRPEVPSCMVLDVRLKGTNGLDLQNQLAAAGIDLPIVFITGYGDIAMTVRAMKAGAVDFLTKPFREQDLLDAITVALDRDRTRREAERGLAAVRSRYATLTAREQSVMALAVSGLLNKQIAGEIGLSEITVKTHRGQAMRKMNARSFADLVRMAQALGVSRPL
- a CDS encoding NAD(P)/FAD-dependent oxidoreductase, which translates into the protein MKRHILVIGAGFGGVWSALSAARLLDKHDRNDVDITVLAPQAELRIRPRFYEADVHKMSAPLGDLFASVGVHFVKGAANSIDEQAKTVGYLDESGQPAKLQYDRLVLAAGSNVIRPNVEGMQQYAFDVDQIEQATQLERHIKSLKDQPYSAARNTVVVAGGGFTGIETATEMPARLRAALGDDSEVRVIVVDRGPKIAAALGDGIRPAITEASEYLGIEWVLGATVASVDADGVTLADGKRIDAKTVIWTVGFRANPLTEQLTGVRDAQGRLHVDNNLKVFGQSDVFAAGDVAYAATDDLGNFAAMSCQHAISLGRHAGNNVAADLLGVEPTPYRQPKYVTCLDLGAWGAVFTEGWDRQLKLVKQEAKDLKTQINTIWIYPPAADRATALAAADPMIPVA
- a CDS encoding DinB family protein; the encoded protein is MINLRTASMLAHYKQWVDQRLFADLAALPPEEVSKERVSLCKSIIGTLNHIHVVDCIWRAHLEHREHGYKTRLEVPYPELADLWPAQRAMNEWFVDWSDRQTDESLNQPVEFVFCSGDPGVMTAGAMLMHVVNHASYHRGSVIQMYFEIPARPPITDLPVFLREAFPLYTSA
- a CDS encoding cupin domain-containing protein: MQNPYRAALLALLCSGFVMAQEQPATPPPPIVNSVMVKQLPDYPGKEVLILTVEYPPGGADPVHRHDAHGFVYVLEGSVVMGVAGSKEVTLNVGESFHEGPQDLHTVGRNASQDKPARFVVFLLKDVNKPPVIPVD
- a CDS encoding LysR family transcriptional regulator gives rise to the protein MNRNDLRRVDINLLVVFETLMFEKNLTRASEKLFLGQPAVSAALARLRDLFDDPLLIRNGRSYEPTKRALDILRELQPALDTISSAVSRAKDFDPATFRDTFRIGLSDDVEFGLFPPLLNQIRREAPEAIVVVRRVNYLLISSMLGSGEISVGVSYTTDLPANAKRKRLRDLHCKILRGDDRPGALTLDDYCERPHALVSFSGDLCGNIDNDLARLGRSRRVVLAVPQFSGLRSILAGTEMLATVPDFAAQALIDGCGLRADEPPFPIVASELSMAWSAGTDNDPAERWLRERIAEHMAAPSA
- a CDS encoding SDR family oxidoreductase — protein: MKIVVIGGTGLIGSQLCNNLRQKGHEVLAASPKSGVNAVTGEGLQAALQGAQVVVDVANSPSFEDAAVLEFFEQSGRNLAVAEKAAGVKHHVALSVVGTERMLGSGYFRAKMAQEKLIKSSGVPYSILRATQFFEFIGAIAYSGTQGDSVRLPDAALQPIASADVAAALADVALQAPGNQTREVAGPERRPIAYFVKTYLQHNGDQREVVADAEATYFGAPIDDQSLTPGADPILGPTHFDAWLRTSATAR